From one Solanum lycopersicum chromosome 12, SLM_r2.1 genomic stretch:
- the LOC138340515 gene encoding uncharacterized mitochondrial protein AtMg00810-like yields MTTEFDMSDLGLMHYSLGIEVKQSSIEIFTSQKKYIQETLQSFGMQSCNSVTTPTELELKLEKNLIGKKIDNTFFKQLVGCLMYLTVTRPNIMYFVSLVGSCFLTARTNLIYCDNVSAIKLSTNSVLHGWSKHIDVKFHFLRSLTKEKVIDIVYCRSEDQAADIFTKSLKLATFRKLRKLLGVCTLKESNDE; encoded by the exons ATGACGACTGAGTTTGATATGTCTGATCTTGGCTTGATGCATTACTCTTTGGGCATTGAAGTAAAGCAATCAAGTATTGAAATTTTTACTTCGCAGAAGAAATATATCCAGGAAACATTACAGAGTTTTGGAATGCAGAGTTGCAATTCTGTCACAACACCAACAGAGTTGGAACTGAAATTGGAAAAGAATCTTATAGGAAAGAAGATTGACAACACTTTTTTCAAACAACTCGTGGGATGTCTGATGTATCTGACAGTCACCAGGCCTAACATAATGTATTTTGTTAGTCTTGTTGGCAG TTGTTTCTTG ACAGCAAGAACCAATCTTATTTACTGCGATAATGTCTCGGCGATTAAGCTTTCAACGAATTCAGTATTGCATGGATGGAGCAAACACATAGATGTTAAGTTTCACTTCTTGAGATCTCTCACGAAGGAGAAAGTTATTGATATTGTCTACTGTAGAAGTGAAGACCAAGCTGCTGATATCTTCACAAAGTCCCTCAAGTTAGCAACATTCAGAAAGTTAAGGAAGCTACTTGGAGTTTGCACTTTAAAGGAAAGCAACGATGAATAA
- the LOC138340514 gene encoding uncharacterized mitochondrial protein AtMg00820-like has product MDVEIAAIGKNNTWELMDLPKVQRSIGVKWIYKTKLNESGEVDKSKALLVVKGYNQEYGVDHKEVFTPVIRLDTIGLMLALAAQNNWPIYQLDVKSAFWHGELQEHIYVD; this is encoded by the coding sequence ATGGATGTTGAGATTGCCGCTATTGGAAAAAACAATACATGGGAGCTTATGGATCTTCCAAAAGTCCAAAGATCTATTGGAGTTAAATGGATTTATAAAACCAAACTCAATGAGTCTGGTGAAGTTGATAAGTCCAAGGCGCTCTTGGTTGTGAAAGGATACAATCAAGAGTATGGTGTGGATCACAAAGAGGTCTTTACCCCGGTAATTAGACTTGATACCATCGGATTGATGTTGGCATTGGCAGCTCAAAACAATTGGCCGATTTATCAACTTGACGTGAAATCAGCCTTTTGGCACGGAGAGTTGCAAGAGCACATATATGTTGATTAA
- the LOC138340513 gene encoding uncharacterized mitochondrial protein AtMg00810-like encodes MDKIKLNQEGDIQKHKTSLVARGFTQKPGIDFYETFSPVARLETIRTRSKSEATLYVKKEHDIIIIVCLYVDDLLFTRSDVKMMQNFKQYMMQAYEMSDLGLLNYFLGIEVSQVKEGIFISQKNYTKSILQKFKMMDCRSVAVPFAANENSRKDDGEKKVNSSHFRSLIGSVLYLTSTRADIMFAASLLSRFMQEPSQVHFGAAKRVLRYLQGTMDYGIMYKFDENLNLIGYSDSDWAGSIDDKKSISGYAFLFRSSICS; translated from the exons ATGgacaaaatcaaactcaatcaggAAGGAGATATTCAAAAGCACAAAACAAGTTTGGTTGCTAGAGGCTTCACGCAGAAACcaggtattgatttttatgaaactttctctccagttgctcgtcttgagacaattagaact agaagtaaaagtgaagccactttgtatgtgaagaaagaacatgacatcattatcattgtttgtctctatgtggatgatttgctctTTACAAGAAGTGATGTAAAGATGatgcaaaatttcaaacaatatatgATGCAAGCTTATGAAATGAGTGATCTTGGATTACTAAATTACTTCTTGGGAATCGAAGTTTctcaagtgaaagaaggaattttcatttctcaaaagaactatactaaaagtattcttcaaaaattcaaaatgatggatTGCAGGTCTGTGGCCGTACCATTTGCAGCAAATGAGAATTCTAGAAAAGATGACGgagaaaagaaagttaatagCTCACATTTTAGGAGTTTGATTGGAAGTGTGCTATATCTTACTTCAACAAGGGCAGATATTATGTTTGCTGCTAGTTTATTATCAagattcatgcaagaaccaagCCAAGTGCATTTTGGAGCTGCAAAGCGTGTTCTACGCTACTTGCAAGGAACAATGGATTATGGGATAATGtacaaatttgatgaaaatttgaacttaattGGTTATTCTGATAGTGATTGGGCTGGAAGTATAGATGACAAGAAGAGTATCTCTGGTTATGCTTTCTTATTTAGATCAAGCATTTGTTCTTAG